In Coleofasciculaceae cyanobacterium, one DNA window encodes the following:
- the hppD gene encoding 4-hydroxyphenylpyruvate dioxygenase, with protein MKIDHVHFYTRNAARTRDWFIQNVGFKAIGNCINQHTHTEIIVLNSCFLVFSSPVTSASPVAEYLNFHPSGVVDIAFRVKDLAEIINRSRCLGIKLLQNIQLSQSSQGSFKSAKIAGWNDLQHTLIEVTGDYDYCLPNLQIKQYATASHFQSHITNIDHVVLNVAQGKLNLAVKLYQALFKFQVQQSFDIQTPKSGLISQALIDDAGEVQFNINEPTSANSQIQEFIDLNGGSGIQHLALRSQNLIADVARMQGQLPFLSVPQAYYSKLQTSLPLSVEEQQAIAEQQILVDSDRHNPQSLLMQIFTQPIFEQPTFFLEFIERRQEAQGFGQGNFKALFEAVEKEQENRIFST; from the coding sequence ATGAAGATCGATCATGTTCATTTCTATACCAGAAATGCAGCACGAACAAGAGACTGGTTTATTCAAAATGTCGGCTTTAAAGCGATCGGCAACTGTATTAATCAACACACCCATACAGAAATAATTGTCCTCAATTCTTGCTTCTTGGTTTTCTCTTCACCCGTAACTTCTGCTAGTCCAGTCGCGGAGTATCTTAATTTCCACCCTTCTGGGGTGGTTGATATTGCCTTTAGAGTGAAAGACTTAGCAGAAATTATTAATCGCAGTCGCTGTTTGGGCATCAAGCTGCTGCAAAATATTCAACTGTCTCAAAGTTCTCAAGGAAGTTTTAAATCTGCTAAGATTGCTGGCTGGAATGACTTACAGCATACTTTGATTGAGGTAACTGGTGATTATGATTATTGTTTGCCAAATCTTCAAATCAAGCAATACGCAACAGCTAGTCACTTTCAGTCTCACATTACTAATATCGACCATGTAGTTTTAAATGTCGCTCAAGGAAAATTAAACCTGGCAGTTAAGCTGTATCAGGCTTTGTTCAAATTCCAAGTTCAGCAGAGTTTTGACATTCAAACTCCTAAATCGGGATTGATTAGCCAAGCTTTAATCGATGATGCAGGAGAAGTACAGTTTAATATTAATGAACCGACTTCAGCTAATTCACAAATTCAAGAATTTATCGATCTTAATGGCGGATCGGGCATACAACATTTAGCATTGCGATCGCAAAATTTGATTGCCGATGTAGCCCGAATGCAGGGTCAGTTGCCATTTTTAAGCGTTCCCCAGGCTTATTACAGCAAACTTCAAACATCACTGCCTCTTAGCGTCGAAGAACAGCAGGCGATCGCTGAACAACAAATTTTAGTCGATAGCGATCGCCATAACCCTCAATCTTTACTAATGCAGATCTTTACTCAACCAATCTTTGAGCAACCGACATTCTTTTTAGAATTTATCGAGCGTAGACAAGAAGCACAAGGTTTTGGTCAGGGGAATTTTAAAGCTTTATTTGAAGCAGTAGAAAAAGAACAAGAGAACAGAATTTTTAGTACTTAG